Proteins found in one Cobetia sp. L2A1 genomic segment:
- a CDS encoding carbohydrate ABC transporter permease, producing MSTRASGRTVGGLRTLSLQAPAVGLLLMWMLIPLAMTLWFSFQRYNLLMPSVTGFAGVDNYYYLLTDPSLWTAMGNTLLLVGWVLVATVVGGTLLAVLLQQEFFGRGVARLFVIAPFFIMPTVSALVWKNMMMHPVNGIFAWIASLFGLPAIDWFASLPLTSVIIIVTWQWLPFAVLILLTAIQSLDDDQVEAARMDGAGPLAIFFYITLPHLKRAISVVVMIEMIFLLTIFAEIFVTTSGGPGLATTNLAYLIYIRALLDFDVGGASAGGVIAIILANIVAFFLVRTVAKNLEN from the coding sequence ATGTCTACGAGAGCATCCGGACGCACCGTCGGGGGATTGCGAACCCTGTCGCTGCAAGCCCCAGCCGTTGGCCTGTTATTGATGTGGATGCTGATTCCACTGGCCATGACCCTGTGGTTCTCCTTCCAGCGTTACAACCTGTTGATGCCATCGGTCACCGGGTTTGCCGGTGTCGATAATTATTACTACCTGTTGACTGATCCTTCTCTGTGGACGGCCATGGGTAACACGCTGTTGCTGGTGGGCTGGGTGCTGGTTGCCACGGTCGTGGGCGGTACCTTGCTGGCGGTACTTCTGCAGCAGGAATTCTTTGGACGCGGTGTCGCACGTCTGTTCGTCATCGCGCCGTTCTTCATCATGCCGACCGTGAGTGCACTGGTCTGGAAAAACATGATGATGCATCCGGTCAACGGCATCTTTGCCTGGATCGCCAGCCTGTTTGGTCTGCCGGCGATTGACTGGTTTGCCTCTCTGCCGCTGACCTCCGTGATCATCATCGTCACCTGGCAGTGGCTGCCGTTTGCGGTATTGATTCTGTTGACCGCCATCCAGTCACTGGATGACGACCAGGTCGAGGCCGCGCGTATGGATGGAGCTGGCCCGCTGGCCATCTTCTTCTACATCACGCTGCCACACCTCAAGCGCGCCATCAGCGTGGTGGTGATGATCGAGATGATCTTCCTGCTGACCATCTTCGCCGAGATATTCGTGACCACCTCGGGTGGCCCGGGCCTGGCGACGACCAACCTGGCCTACCTGATCTACATCCGCGCATTGCTGGACTTTGATGTGGGTGGTGCCTCTGCCGGTGGTGTGATCGCCATCATTCTGGCCAACATCGTCGCGTTCTTCCTGGTGCGTACCGTCGCCAAGAATCTTGAGAATTGA
- a CDS encoding L-iditol 2-dehydrogenase, whose product MTAHTVNSAHRPRDVASRKLVGKVAVVTGGAGGIGLAIATRYVQEGASVALADIDIESANRSAVALRQQEGPQARVLAVELDVTSSVSRQSMIECVQAQLGPIDILVNNAAVFDMAPVLEVSEGMLHTMLAVNVEGVFFTLQAVARTMVERGQGGRIINMASQAGRRGEALVSAYCASKAAVISLTQSCGLDLIKHGINVNGIAPGVVDTPMWDEVDALFAHHEHRPLGEKKRLVGEAVPFGRMGRPEDHAGAAVFLACEDSDFVVAQTLNVDGGNWMS is encoded by the coding sequence ATGACAGCACACACCGTCAATAGCGCTCATCGACCTCGTGATGTTGCGTCTCGTAAGCTGGTCGGCAAGGTTGCCGTAGTGACGGGCGGTGCCGGGGGTATCGGTCTGGCAATTGCCACACGCTATGTGCAGGAAGGCGCCAGCGTGGCGTTGGCAGACATCGACATCGAGAGTGCGAATCGCTCGGCAGTGGCATTGCGACAGCAGGAAGGGCCGCAGGCTCGCGTGTTGGCAGTGGAATTGGATGTCACGTCCAGTGTCTCGCGTCAGAGCATGATCGAGTGTGTCCAGGCGCAATTGGGACCGATCGACATTCTGGTCAACAATGCGGCGGTCTTTGACATGGCGCCCGTGCTGGAGGTCAGTGAAGGCATGCTGCATACCATGCTGGCAGTCAATGTCGAGGGGGTGTTCTTTACGCTGCAAGCGGTGGCAAGAACGATGGTCGAGCGCGGGCAGGGCGGGCGCATCATCAACATGGCTTCGCAGGCCGGACGTCGCGGTGAAGCGCTGGTCAGCGCCTATTGCGCCTCCAAGGCAGCAGTGATCAGTCTGACGCAATCCTGTGGGCTTGATCTCATCAAGCACGGCATCAACGTCAATGGCATTGCGCCCGGCGTTGTGGATACCCCAATGTGGGACGAGGTGGATGCACTCTTTGCGCACCATGAGCATCGACCGTTGGGTGAAAAGAAGCGTCTGGTCGGGGAGGCTGTGCCCTTTGGGCGTATGGGACGCCCCGAGGACCATGCGGGAGCCGCTGTATTCCTGGCCTGTGAAGACAGCGATTTTGTCGTTGCCCAGACACTCAATGTCGACGGTGGCAACTGGATGAGCTAA
- a CDS encoding Yip1 family protein: MLTHVWGLIAHPQREWQTIRKEHESITHLYAHHVLLMALVPVICAYIGTTQVGWSLTEGHSIQLAPLDAFFAGIAFYIAILTAIGVMGSVIHMLSQRFSGHPSRRRCIIFAGYVATPMFLAGLVALYPIIWLCIFAGTVGLCYSAYLLYLGIPPLLDISNKEGFLVTGSTLGIGVLVLEGLLAVTVLLWGYGARWFL; this comes from the coding sequence ATGCTGACCCACGTCTGGGGATTGATAGCGCATCCGCAACGAGAATGGCAGACCATCCGCAAGGAACACGAATCCATCACCCACCTCTACGCACATCATGTGCTGCTCATGGCGCTGGTGCCTGTCATCTGTGCATACATCGGGACGACTCAGGTCGGATGGAGCTTGACGGAGGGCCATTCCATCCAGCTAGCGCCACTGGATGCCTTCTTTGCAGGCATCGCTTTCTACATTGCCATTCTGACGGCCATTGGGGTCATGGGCTCCGTCATCCATATGCTGTCGCAGCGTTTCTCGGGGCATCCTAGCCGCCGCCGCTGCATCATCTTTGCAGGTTATGTGGCGACACCCATGTTTCTGGCGGGGCTGGTCGCGCTCTATCCCATCATCTGGTTATGTATCTTCGCGGGCACCGTGGGGCTGTGCTACAGCGCTTATCTTCTGTATCTCGGCATCCCGCCACTGCTGGATATCTCCAACAAGGAAGGCTTCCTTGTCACCGGCTCTACGCTTGGCATTGGCGTACTGGTGCTGGAAGGGCTGCTGGCAGTGACAGTATTGCTGTGGGGTTACGGGGCGCGCTGGTTCCTCTAG
- a CDS encoding carbohydrate ABC transporter permease, producing the protein MAVNASRARRSVLNRKLVLTLVAWTIALMMFFPIFWMFLTSFKTEAEAISTPPSLFFTPSIDGYIEIQARADYFKYALNSVVISLGATLLALLIAIPSAYSMAFLPTKRTQTTLLWMLSTKMLPSVGVLLPVYLIFRDLGLLDSRTGLIIIYMLMNLPIVVWMLYTFFKDIPKDILEAGRMDGASTLQEIFYLLLPLTLPGIASTGLLCVILSWNEAFWSLNLTTSNAAPLTAYIASFSSPEGLFWAKLSAASTLAVAPILIFGWMTQKQMVRGLTFGAVK; encoded by the coding sequence ATGGCAGTGAATGCCAGCCGGGCTCGCCGCTCCGTCCTCAACCGCAAGCTGGTACTGACTCTGGTGGCGTGGACCATCGCGCTGATGATGTTCTTCCCGATCTTCTGGATGTTCCTCACCAGCTTCAAGACTGAAGCGGAAGCGATTTCCACACCGCCGAGTCTGTTCTTCACGCCCAGCATCGATGGCTATATCGAGATTCAGGCACGGGCTGACTACTTCAAGTACGCCCTCAACAGTGTGGTGATCTCACTGGGTGCCACACTGCTGGCGCTGCTGATCGCCATTCCGTCGGCCTATTCGATGGCGTTCCTGCCGACCAAGCGCACCCAGACCACGCTGCTGTGGATGCTGTCGACCAAGATGCTGCCGTCCGTTGGCGTATTGCTGCCGGTCTATCTGATCTTCCGTGACCTGGGCCTGCTGGATAGCCGCACCGGCCTGATCATCATCTACATGCTGATGAACCTGCCGATCGTGGTCTGGATGCTTTACACCTTCTTCAAGGACATCCCGAAGGACATTCTGGAAGCCGGTCGCATGGACGGCGCCAGCACTTTGCAGGAAATCTTCTACCTGCTGTTGCCGCTGACGCTGCCGGGTATCGCATCGACAGGGTTGCTGTGCGTCATTCTCAGCTGGAATGAGGCCTTCTGGAGTTTGAACCTGACTACGTCGAATGCTGCACCGTTGACCGCTTACATCGCCTCGTTCTCCAGTCCTGAAGGGCTGTTCTGGGCCAAGCTGTCAGCCGCCTCCACGCTTGCCGTCGCCCCGATACTCATCTTCGGCTGGATGACGCAGAAGCAGATGGTGCGGGGCTTGACCTTCGGCGCGGTGAAGTAA
- a CDS encoding HAD family hydrolase translates to MSSGERRSIHAQSFGAGALADGDTGKPLRQVIFDCDGVLVDSEVLAEQVLTQQLAEWLPDLDAEAELRTALGMTTDAILGHLEAMSAHQLPMQALERIDSAIESRLADELAAIDGVAELLEQLSLQGMAMAIVSNSSARRVKASLAATGLDRWLGSVPLFTAEQVAVPKPAPDVYQLALRRLGRDVSECVVVEDSLAGVTAAVAAGLRVIGFTGAGHIPAGHDVSQREAGAWQSTANMAEVSTMISGLLTDDALAKE, encoded by the coding sequence ATGAGTAGCGGCGAGAGGAGATCCATCCATGCTCAATCATTCGGTGCAGGCGCCCTCGCGGATGGCGACACAGGCAAGCCGTTGCGTCAGGTGATTTTCGACTGTGATGGTGTGCTGGTCGACAGTGAAGTGCTGGCCGAGCAAGTGCTGACGCAGCAGCTGGCAGAGTGGTTGCCGGATCTGGACGCTGAAGCTGAGTTGCGCACGGCATTGGGTATGACGACCGATGCCATCCTGGGGCACCTTGAGGCCATGAGCGCGCATCAGTTACCGATGCAGGCACTGGAGCGTATCGACTCGGCCATCGAATCACGACTGGCAGATGAACTTGCCGCCATTGATGGCGTGGCAGAGTTGCTGGAGCAGCTTTCGTTGCAGGGCATGGCAATGGCGATCGTCTCCAATAGCTCAGCGCGACGGGTGAAAGCCTCTCTGGCGGCAACGGGGCTGGATCGTTGGTTGGGCTCGGTACCGCTCTTCACGGCTGAGCAGGTCGCCGTGCCGAAACCAGCCCCTGATGTCTATCAGCTGGCCTTGCGCCGTCTGGGGCGTGATGTGAGCGAGTGTGTCGTGGTCGAAGACAGTCTGGCGGGCGTCACGGCTGCCGTGGCGGCAGGCCTGCGGGTGATTGGTTTTACCGGGGCTGGTCACATCCCGGCGGGCCATGATGTCTCTCAGCGTGAGGCAGGTGCCTGGCAATCCACCGCGAATATGGCGGAAGTGTCCACCATGATAAGCGGCTTGCTCACGGATGATGCGCTAGCAAAGGAGTGA
- a CDS encoding nucleoside triphosphate hydrolase, protein MTSLPNSRLAHMMPELGDMASRLLAQHAQSQRARTVVALAGPPAAGKSTLSERLCEALNTLEADIAVVVPMDGYHFDNAVLAPRGLLDIKGAPETFDAEGLRRDLIRVRENSGSVAVPVFDRPLDLARAGGRVVEPHHRIVLVEGNYLLLEHPPWSTHSALYDLSIFLDIEDEVLIPRLLNRWREMGQDARGAYALTYHKDMLNAHLIKTSSRAADWRWRLADAPIVQEDTLPPSI, encoded by the coding sequence GTGACATCTTTACCCAATTCCCGTCTGGCCCACATGATGCCGGAACTTGGTGATATGGCCAGCCGCCTATTGGCACAACACGCGCAAAGTCAGCGTGCGCGGACGGTTGTGGCCTTGGCAGGACCGCCCGCGGCAGGCAAGTCGACGCTCTCGGAGCGCCTCTGCGAGGCATTGAATACGCTGGAAGCCGATATTGCCGTGGTAGTACCGATGGACGGCTATCACTTCGACAATGCTGTACTTGCTCCGCGCGGGCTGTTGGACATCAAGGGGGCTCCGGAAACCTTTGATGCCGAGGGGCTGCGCCGGGACCTGATACGTGTGCGTGAAAACTCCGGCTCGGTCGCCGTGCCGGTGTTCGATCGGCCGCTTGATCTGGCCCGTGCCGGTGGACGTGTCGTCGAACCCCATCACCGTATCGTGCTGGTGGAGGGTAATTACCTGCTGCTTGAGCACCCGCCGTGGAGTACGCATTCGGCGCTGTATGACCTGAGTATCTTTCTGGATATCGAAGATGAGGTGCTGATACCTCGCCTTCTGAACCGTTGGCGCGAAATGGGTCAGGACGCACGCGGTGCGTATGCCCTCACGTATCACAAGGACATGCTCAATGCGCACTTGATCAAGACCAGCTCGCGTGCTGCCGACTGGCGTTGGCGTCTTGCAGACGCACCCATTGTCCAGGAAGACACGCTACCTCCCTCGATTTGA
- a CDS encoding sugar-binding transcriptional regulator yields the protein MDKFEQRLEQAARAAWLSYVGGRTQDEIAAQLGVSRPGVQRLLALARQERLVKISIDHPIAGSMAMSDVLVERFGLSFCDVVPSDTQSRDSIAEFLAVAGADRLSFYLNRIEPQTISLGTGRTVRSAVEALSRSERPQHRIVSLVGNVALDGSSNRYDGVMLLADKIGAERFLLPAPVVAASIDDKESLLGQYLVNAVFKVACEADVGVIGIGRLDAQATLFQDQFISAAERDELLDAGAVGELMGWPLDVNGQLIDCPLTRRITSVPLASLKSQPLIGMAGGYDKGPAILSALRGGWLEGLIIDESAAARICAEL from the coding sequence ATGGACAAGTTTGAGCAGAGATTGGAGCAGGCCGCACGGGCCGCATGGCTGTCTTATGTGGGTGGGCGCACTCAGGATGAGATTGCCGCGCAGCTTGGTGTGTCGCGGCCAGGTGTCCAGCGCTTATTGGCATTGGCGCGTCAGGAGCGACTGGTCAAGATCAGCATTGATCATCCCATCGCCGGCAGCATGGCCATGTCGGATGTACTGGTCGAGCGCTTCGGGCTGAGCTTCTGCGATGTGGTGCCGTCGGATACCCAGTCCCGAGATAGCATCGCAGAATTTCTCGCGGTGGCGGGTGCTGATCGTTTGTCGTTCTATCTCAATCGCATTGAGCCACAGACCATTTCATTGGGTACCGGACGCACGGTGCGTTCGGCAGTCGAAGCGTTGAGCCGTAGCGAGCGGCCGCAGCATAGGATTGTCTCGCTGGTTGGCAATGTCGCACTGGATGGCTCATCCAATCGCTATGACGGGGTGATGTTGCTGGCGGACAAGATCGGGGCTGAGCGTTTCCTGCTTCCCGCGCCGGTGGTCGCCGCTTCAATTGACGATAAGGAATCACTGCTGGGCCAGTACCTGGTCAATGCCGTCTTCAAGGTGGCCTGCGAGGCCGATGTTGGGGTGATTGGTATTGGTCGACTCGATGCGCAGGCGACCCTGTTTCAGGATCAATTCATCAGTGCTGCCGAGCGCGATGAGTTACTGGATGCTGGTGCCGTTGGGGAGTTGATGGGGTGGCCGTTGGATGTGAATGGCCAGTTGATAGATTGCCCGCTGACTCGCCGAATCACCAGTGTGCCACTTGCTTCGCTCAAGTCTCAGCCATTGATTGGTATGGCGGGTGGTTATGACAAGGGGCCGGCAATTCTAAGCGCACTGCGCGGCGGGTGGCTGGAAGGGTTGATCATTGATGAGTCGGCCGCTGCGCGTATCTGTGCCGAGTTGTAA
- a CDS encoding mannitol dehydrogenase family protein → MTVSTSTPSACVSLTQAVLDKPQGLSNHIALPTYDRRSLTAGIVHFGVGGFHRAHQAMYLDQLMNQGEAHDWGIVGVGAMPGDRRMQEALAAQDYLFTLMVKHSDGRIDARVIGSMIDYLFAPDDPEAVIERLCDPAIRIVSLTVTEGGYNFHQITGDYDVDAPAVVHDLANPTRPQTTFGLVIEALVRRRQRGIAPFTIMSCDNIQGNGDVASRMFVAHARALDAQRTADSDAGTGGLGDWIASHVSFPNSMVDRITPVTTQEDIALLESSFGLTDRWPVTCEPFTQWVLEDHFGHTAGGEERGGEAERRPAFEKVGVQLVDDVVPYELMKLRLLNASHQALTYLGYLAGFRYAHEVCQDSLFIDFLLAYMDREATPTLSPLPGVDLAAYKRTLIERFANPNIRDTLARLCAESSDRIPKWLVPVVHQQLAAEGDVRLCAAIIASWARYAEGIDEQGEAIAVVDRLSERLTRIALTQKAHPLAFLEQQDLFGDLATVPCFADAYVAVLNDLHQLGARVALERLMASLDASR, encoded by the coding sequence ATGACGGTGTCGACATCTACACCTTCTGCTTGCGTGTCCCTGACTCAAGCAGTGCTGGATAAGCCGCAGGGGCTGAGCAACCACATTGCCCTGCCGACATATGACCGTCGCAGTCTCACCGCCGGTATCGTGCACTTTGGTGTCGGTGGCTTTCATCGTGCTCATCAAGCGATGTATCTAGATCAGTTGATGAACCAGGGCGAGGCACATGATTGGGGTATCGTGGGCGTTGGCGCGATGCCTGGTGATCGGCGCATGCAGGAGGCACTGGCGGCTCAAGACTATCTGTTCACACTGATGGTCAAGCACTCGGACGGGCGTATCGACGCGCGAGTGATCGGTAGCATGATCGATTATCTGTTCGCCCCGGATGACCCGGAGGCCGTCATCGAGCGCCTGTGTGATCCCGCAATTCGTATCGTCTCGCTGACCGTGACGGAAGGCGGCTACAACTTCCACCAGATCACCGGCGACTATGACGTGGATGCCCCTGCCGTCGTGCATGACCTGGCCAATCCGACACGGCCGCAAACCACTTTCGGACTGGTCATCGAAGCACTGGTTCGCCGCCGTCAGCGCGGCATCGCGCCTTTCACCATCATGTCCTGCGATAACATCCAGGGGAATGGTGATGTGGCGAGTCGTATGTTCGTCGCACATGCACGTGCACTGGATGCGCAGCGCACCGCTGACAGCGATGCCGGGACGGGCGGACTGGGTGACTGGATCGCCAGTCATGTCAGCTTCCCCAATTCAATGGTGGATCGCATCACGCCTGTCACCACGCAGGAGGACATTGCGCTGCTGGAGTCATCGTTCGGACTGACAGACCGCTGGCCCGTCACCTGCGAACCGTTCACTCAATGGGTGTTGGAAGATCATTTTGGTCATACTGCTGGTGGGGAAGAGAGAGGAGGAGAGGCTGAGCGCCGCCCAGCCTTTGAAAAGGTGGGGGTCCAGTTGGTCGACGATGTTGTGCCCTATGAGCTGATGAAGCTGCGCCTGCTCAATGCCAGTCACCAGGCATTGACCTACCTTGGGTATCTTGCCGGCTTCCGTTATGCCCATGAAGTCTGCCAGGACTCCCTCTTCATCGACTTCCTGCTTGCCTATATGGATCGCGAAGCGACCCCGACGTTGAGTCCGTTGCCGGGAGTCGATCTTGCCGCTTATAAGCGTACGCTGATTGAACGGTTTGCCAATCCGAATATCCGCGATACGCTCGCAAGACTGTGTGCCGAGTCCTCTGACCGCATTCCCAAGTGGCTGGTGCCGGTGGTCCATCAGCAGCTGGCGGCCGAAGGCGATGTGCGTCTGTGCGCTGCCATCATCGCCAGCTGGGCGCGTTATGCCGAAGGTATTGATGAGCAGGGTGAGGCCATTGCGGTGGTGGATCGTCTGAGCGAGCGACTGACGCGTATCGCGTTGACGCAAAAAGCGCATCCGCTGGCCTTCCTGGAGCAACAGGATCTCTTCGGGGATCTGGCGACGGTGCCGTGCTTTGCCGACGCATATGTCGCGGTACTCAATGATTTGCATCAGCTGGGCGCACGTGTGGCACTCGAACGCTTGATGGCGTCTCTCGATGCCTCTCGTTGA
- a CDS encoding ABC transporter substrate-binding protein, translating to MRLSHSMLSRRRLLSLAGLAALVPLSGQASAETITVATVNNADMVVMQSLTNEFEKSHPDIKLDWVVLEENVLRQRLTTDIATKGGQFDVMTIGTYEVPIWAKQGWLTKLDNLPADYNEADLIKPIRDGLSLTEGDDQGLYALPFYGESSMLYYRKDLFEKAGIDMPAKPTWIQVNDWASKLNAPDEGAYGICLRGKPGWGENTALLSTMVNSFGGRWFDEDWKPQLDSPAWNEAVNFYVDLMNNYGPPGATSNGFNENLALFSSGKCGMWVDATSAAGKLYNPKESSVADKLGFAPAPIAKTEKGSHWLWSWALAIPESSKSKDAARTFITWATSEEYINLVGETQGWASIPPGTRKSTYENPAYQEAAPFASFVMDAINSADPTDATLEPVPYVGVQLVTIPEFQSIGTQVGQQMAAALAGQTSVEDALASAQRSTERTMRQSGY from the coding sequence ATGCGGTTATCTCACTCCATGCTTTCACGTCGTCGCTTGCTGTCACTGGCAGGTCTGGCGGCATTGGTTCCGCTCAGCGGACAGGCCAGTGCTGAAACCATCACCGTCGCGACCGTCAACAATGCCGACATGGTGGTCATGCAGAGCCTGACCAATGAATTCGAGAAGTCCCATCCCGATATCAAGCTGGATTGGGTCGTGCTTGAAGAGAACGTGCTGCGCCAGCGACTGACGACCGATATCGCCACCAAGGGCGGACAGTTTGATGTCATGACCATCGGTACCTATGAAGTGCCTATCTGGGCCAAGCAGGGCTGGTTGACCAAACTCGACAATCTTCCGGCTGACTACAACGAAGCGGATCTCATCAAGCCGATTCGCGATGGTTTGAGCCTGACGGAAGGGGACGACCAAGGGCTTTATGCACTGCCGTTCTACGGCGAAAGCTCCATGCTGTACTACCGCAAGGACCTCTTCGAGAAAGCGGGTATCGACATGCCGGCCAAGCCGACCTGGATCCAGGTCAACGATTGGGCTTCCAAGCTCAATGCACCGGATGAGGGTGCCTACGGTATCTGCCTGCGTGGCAAGCCGGGTTGGGGCGAGAACACGGCGCTGCTGAGCACCATGGTCAACAGCTTTGGCGGCCGCTGGTTTGATGAAGACTGGAAGCCGCAGCTGGATTCCCCGGCCTGGAATGAAGCCGTCAATTTCTATGTCGACCTGATGAACAACTATGGGCCGCCGGGGGCAACTTCCAACGGCTTCAACGAGAACCTGGCACTGTTCTCCAGTGGCAAGTGCGGCATGTGGGTCGATGCGACGTCCGCCGCCGGCAAGCTTTACAACCCGAAGGAATCCTCGGTTGCCGACAAGCTGGGCTTCGCTCCCGCACCGATCGCCAAGACAGAGAAGGGTTCGCATTGGTTGTGGTCCTGGGCACTCGCCATCCCTGAGTCGTCCAAGTCCAAGGATGCAGCACGTACCTTCATCACCTGGGCAACTTCTGAGGAATACATCAATCTGGTCGGTGAGACTCAAGGCTGGGCAAGCATTCCGCCGGGCACTCGCAAGTCTACCTACGAGAATCCGGCCTATCAGGAAGCGGCACCCTTCGCCAGCTTCGTGATGGATGCCATCAACAGTGCTGATCCGACGGATGCGACGCTTGAGCCGGTCCCGTATGTCGGTGTGCAGTTGGTCACCATTCCAGAGTTCCAGTCGATCGGCACTCAGGTGGGGCAGCAGATGGCGGCTGCACTGGCAGGTCAGACATCCGTCGAAGATGCATTGGCCTCTGCTCAGCGCTCCACTGAACGCACCATGCGCCAGTCCGGTTACTGA
- a CDS encoding ABC transporter ATP-binding protein, whose protein sequence is MSTLTLKNIVKEFTSGSGASASTTQVIKGVDLEVKDQEFVVFVGPSGCGKSTLMRMIAGLENATSGDILIDGQRINDVGPAERGLAMVFQSYALYPHMTVGENMGFSLKLAGVSKEERANKVNAAADVLQLGPLLDRKPKALSGGQRQRVAIGRAIVRNPSIFLFDEPLSNLDAALRVQMRIELARLHAELKATMIYVTHDQIEAMTMADKIVVLQGGVVEQIGSPMELYHHPRNRFVAGFIGSPKMNFLDVTVTDVQAEGITVRLPDDSESLVRVAGQPEAGSAVSVGDRLTMGVRPEHLILDDSGPLSGQVQVIERLGGVTSLYLASPDGSGDGKIGGLKSDDQADSGWILIAGGDVASRVGDNIRYNFDAARAHLFTSDDLALPSLDRHPLTGLTRQDNSLSSVQAADV, encoded by the coding sequence ATGTCCACACTCACGCTCAAGAATATCGTCAAGGAATTCACCTCCGGCAGCGGGGCAAGCGCCTCCACGACCCAGGTCATCAAGGGTGTCGATCTTGAAGTAAAGGATCAGGAGTTCGTGGTATTTGTCGGGCCGTCCGGCTGTGGTAAATCCACGCTGATGCGCATGATCGCGGGACTTGAGAATGCGACCTCCGGTGACATCCTGATCGACGGCCAGCGCATCAATGATGTAGGCCCTGCCGAGCGCGGCCTGGCAATGGTGTTCCAGAGCTACGCCCTGTATCCGCACATGACCGTGGGCGAGAACATGGGCTTCAGCTTGAAGCTTGCCGGTGTCTCCAAGGAAGAGCGTGCCAATAAGGTCAATGCGGCGGCTGACGTGCTGCAGCTGGGGCCGCTGCTGGACCGCAAGCCCAAGGCACTCTCCGGTGGTCAGCGTCAGCGGGTCGCCATCGGCCGCGCCATTGTGCGTAACCCGAGCATCTTCCTGTTTGATGAGCCGCTCTCGAATCTGGATGCCGCCCTGCGCGTACAGATGCGTATCGAGCTGGCGCGTCTGCATGCCGAACTCAAGGCCACCATGATCTACGTGACCCACGACCAGATTGAAGCCATGACCATGGCAGACAAGATTGTCGTGCTGCAAGGTGGCGTGGTCGAGCAGATCGGTTCGCCGATGGAGCTTTACCACCATCCGCGCAACCGCTTCGTGGCAGGCTTCATTGGCTCGCCGAAGATGAACTTCCTTGATGTGACTGTCACGGACGTGCAGGCCGAAGGCATAACGGTACGTCTGCCGGATGACAGCGAGAGCCTGGTTCGAGTCGCTGGCCAGCCCGAGGCCGGCTCGGCAGTCAGCGTGGGTGATCGTCTGACAATGGGCGTGCGTCCGGAGCACCTCATCCTGGATGACAGTGGTCCGTTGAGTGGACAGGTCCAGGTCATCGAGCGTCTGGGCGGAGTGACCTCCCTGTACCTGGCATCGCCGGATGGCTCTGGTGACGGCAAGATAGGGGGTCTCAAGTCTGACGACCAGGCAGATAGCGGTTGGATTCTGATCGCTGGCGGTGATGTGGCGAGCCGTGTCGGGGATAATATCCGCTATAACTTCGATGCGGCGCGTGCTCACCTGTTCACGAGTGATGACCTGGCGTTGCCAAGTCTTGATCGCCATCCGCTGACAGGTCTGACACGTCAGGACAACTCTCTCTCCAGCGTGCAGGCGGCAGACGTATGA